The following proteins come from a genomic window of Pyxidicoccus sp. MSG2:
- a CDS encoding ATP-binding protein yields the protein MQPDQRGRVLVVAAKEAGDALMERLTASGYQCAAAEKESGLAQVAEALQPEVVLLAVTAKRAAEMLDSLRKLERLQRLPVLVDLGRTRSAEAFKRLAVDDWIRSADEVVPRLEAALRAGRLRDREERIRMRMGMLLEITQAATSSLELEEILRIAVDKVGRVTGTDRCSVVLVEGSHARTARVVATQEDPSLVELDIEVARYPELRRALETRQPVLIEEAQRDPLMAEVRTSIVPLGVKSILVQPLICQDDLLGALFLRVSRVDASFGRDEQEFAQAVAGVLANSIRNARLHTAVKKKREDLELAYVQRYQELNDANRRLKELNRLKDEIIAVCSHDLRAPLQVLLGHGRLLQEGPLEPQQKQSSEAMIRQGKKILGLVESLLEKGKGEAARLSIEPRVLDVAQLCRDAVNELEILAADRGVSLRAECPDSLMLIGDEVKLHEVLQNLITNAIHHAAQDGEVVVSTQRLARPDGDAAKVCVQDDGVGIPPDELHLVFDRYRHGGKGTGLGLAICKEFVELHGGEIWAESPKDKGCIFVFTLPLAQEAPRNPRPQQPVATSPHEQPRVLVVEDEPEIAAVLSEVLRSKYRVEVARDGAEGLAKARAQRPDLVVMDVFLPKLDGLDAAMALKSSSDTAHIPVILLSAHQGVAEKVRALNLGAVDYMSKPFNAVELLNRTDRALKLRQGEREQQEKERASSLQRRTGSDPATGLHDRRGLLLRLEQEVARSRRFHRSLSLAVLRPDRPVETLPASIADIMRKRVRHPDAISHLGGGVFAVILPECQAEPARNVISRMLPDVEKATDTEYRSAVADVSQDSDPVEKLLEKLGAPPPEET from the coding sequence ATGCAGCCGGATCAGCGGGGACGCGTGCTGGTGGTGGCCGCCAAGGAGGCGGGCGACGCGCTCATGGAGCGGCTCACGGCGAGCGGCTACCAGTGCGCGGCGGCGGAGAAGGAGAGCGGCCTGGCCCAGGTGGCCGAGGCCCTCCAACCCGAGGTGGTGCTGCTGGCGGTGACGGCGAAGCGGGCGGCGGAGATGCTGGACTCGCTGCGCAAGCTGGAGCGGCTGCAGCGACTGCCGGTGCTGGTGGACCTGGGGCGCACCCGCTCCGCGGAGGCCTTCAAACGTCTGGCAGTGGACGATTGGATTCGCAGCGCGGACGAGGTGGTGCCCAGGCTGGAGGCGGCGCTGCGCGCGGGCCGGCTGCGAGACAGGGAAGAGCGCATCCGGATGCGCATGGGGATGCTGCTGGAAATCACCCAGGCGGCCACCAGCTCGCTGGAGCTGGAGGAAATCCTCCGCATCGCCGTGGACAAGGTGGGCCGCGTCACCGGGACGGACCGCTGCTCGGTGGTGCTGGTGGAGGGCAGCCATGCCCGCACCGCCCGCGTGGTGGCCACGCAGGAGGACCCGAGCCTCGTCGAGCTGGACATCGAGGTGGCCCGTTACCCGGAGCTGCGCCGCGCGCTGGAGACGCGGCAGCCGGTGCTGATTGAAGAGGCCCAGAGAGACCCGCTGATGGCGGAGGTTCGCACCTCCATCGTCCCCCTGGGCGTGAAGTCCATCCTGGTGCAGCCGCTCATCTGCCAGGACGACCTGCTGGGCGCGCTGTTCCTGCGCGTGTCGCGGGTGGACGCATCCTTCGGCCGGGACGAGCAGGAGTTCGCCCAGGCGGTGGCGGGCGTGCTCGCCAACTCCATCCGCAACGCGCGCCTGCACACCGCGGTGAAGAAGAAGCGCGAGGACCTGGAGCTGGCGTACGTGCAGCGCTACCAGGAACTGAACGACGCCAACCGCCGCCTCAAGGAGCTCAACCGCCTCAAGGACGAGATCATCGCCGTCTGCAGCCACGACCTGCGCGCACCGCTCCAGGTGCTGCTGGGGCACGGCCGGCTGCTCCAGGAGGGCCCGCTGGAGCCCCAGCAGAAGCAGTCCTCCGAGGCGATGATCCGCCAGGGCAAGAAGATCCTCGGGCTCGTCGAGTCGCTGCTGGAGAAGGGCAAGGGCGAGGCGGCGCGGCTGTCGATCGAGCCTCGCGTGCTGGACGTGGCGCAGCTGTGCCGCGACGCCGTCAACGAGCTGGAAATCCTCGCGGCCGACCGCGGCGTTTCGCTGCGCGCCGAGTGCCCGGACAGCCTGATGCTCATCGGCGACGAGGTGAAGCTGCACGAGGTGCTGCAGAACCTCATCACCAACGCCATCCACCATGCCGCGCAGGACGGCGAGGTGGTGGTGAGCACGCAGCGGCTGGCGCGGCCGGACGGCGACGCGGCCAAGGTGTGCGTGCAGGACGACGGCGTGGGCATCCCCCCGGACGAGCTGCACCTGGTCTTCGACCGCTACCGCCACGGCGGCAAGGGCACGGGCCTGGGCCTCGCCATCTGCAAGGAATTCGTGGAGCTGCACGGCGGCGAAATCTGGGCGGAGAGCCCGAAGGACAAGGGCTGCATCTTCGTCTTCACGCTGCCCCTGGCGCAGGAGGCACCGCGCAACCCGAGGCCGCAGCAGCCCGTCGCCACCTCCCCGCACGAGCAGCCTCGCGTGCTCGTGGTGGAGGACGAGCCGGAAATCGCCGCGGTGCTGTCGGAGGTGCTGCGCTCGAAGTACCGGGTGGAGGTGGCGCGCGACGGCGCGGAGGGCCTGGCCAAGGCGCGCGCGCAGCGGCCGGACCTGGTGGTGATGGACGTGTTCCTGCCCAAGCTGGACGGGCTGGACGCGGCCATGGCGCTCAAGTCCTCGTCGGACACGGCCCACATCCCCGTCATCCTCTTGTCCGCCCACCAGGGCGTGGCGGAGAAGGTCCGCGCGCTCAACCTGGGCGCGGTGGACTACATGAGCAAGCCGTTCAACGCGGTGGAGCTGCTCAACCGCACCGATCGCGCCCTCAAGCTGCGCCAGGGCGAGCGCGAGCAGCAGGAGAAGGAGCGTGCCAGCTCCCTGCAGCGGCGCACCGGCAGCGACCCGGCCACGGGCCTGCATGACCGGCGCGGACTGCTGCTGCGGCTGGAGCAGGAGGTGGCGCGCAGCCGTCGCTTCCACCGCTCGCTCAGCCTCGCGGTGCTGCGGCCGGACCGCCCCGTGGAGACGCTCCCCGCCAGCATCGCGGACATCATGCGCAAGCGGGTGCGCCACCCGGATGCCATCTCCCACCTGGGCGGGGGCGTCTTCGCCGTCATCCTCCCCGAGTGCCAGGCGGAGCCCGCGCGCAACGTCATCAGCCGCATGCTGCCGGACGTGGAGAAGGCCACCGACACCGAGTACCGCTCGGCGGTGGCCGACGTGAGCCAGGACAGCGACCCGGTGGAGAAGCTGCTGGAGAAGCTGGGCGCGCCGCCGCCTGAGGAGACCTGA
- a CDS encoding tetratricopeptide repeat protein, which translates to MSPSRLLVSVLLGALMARGALAAPPPKRPHVDREAMREAMDAAASEEESFSSSASYANYLQARLLHHAGDHRGAVDALRLALATDDGHPLLLTRLAEEYARLGDLDKAERELRRAVERAPAYYPAHVLLGRVLLESGRFTRARMHLRRAVALKSREPEAYLVLAQLNLEAGAPDEAVKVVDALAMALPGEASGYRRLGLALAERGDALRAERLLGEASKRDPGDVEVLAALAKLYEESGRPAEAEDALARALRRDPDSQEVLLSAGRAALKAGSVVRARAYFDRLLSLSTEPETVVRVAFSYLAAREPAAAAEVLETARKAGADEPRLAYYAGLVQERMRRFPEAAEAFASVPATSDVFAEARLRRARCLSLAGAHPRALGLLKAALQDAPEDVEVRTQYARALERGGAPAKAEAVLKEGLAAAPSAALYDALASTLQRQGRGTEALSLLGAVVAKSPRDEELLYALGAAHERQGDVDGALARMRAVLEVDPDHAAALNFLGYLLAQSGTNLDEAERRVLRALELHPDTGAFLDSLGWVYFRRGEYQRAVEALERASLLSPDEPVILEHLGDAYQRASRSEEAAGAWRRALDVLALDPESAEPPGQRALLERKLKALPTRSSGR; encoded by the coding sequence GTGAGCCCCTCCCGCCTCCTCGTCTCCGTCCTGCTGGGCGCCCTCATGGCGCGGGGGGCCCTCGCGGCCCCTCCGCCCAAGCGCCCGCATGTGGACCGCGAGGCCATGCGCGAGGCGATGGACGCGGCGGCCTCGGAGGAGGAGTCCTTCTCGTCCTCCGCCAGCTACGCGAACTACCTCCAGGCGCGGTTGCTGCACCATGCCGGGGACCACCGGGGCGCGGTGGATGCGCTGCGCCTGGCCCTGGCCACGGATGACGGGCACCCGCTGCTGCTCACCCGGCTGGCCGAGGAGTACGCGCGGCTGGGGGATTTGGACAAGGCCGAGCGCGAGCTGCGCCGGGCGGTGGAGCGCGCCCCGGCGTACTACCCGGCCCACGTGCTGCTGGGGCGCGTGCTGCTGGAGTCCGGCCGCTTCACCCGGGCGCGCATGCACCTGCGGCGCGCGGTGGCCCTCAAGTCGCGCGAGCCCGAGGCCTACCTGGTGCTGGCCCAGTTGAACCTGGAGGCGGGCGCGCCCGACGAGGCGGTGAAGGTGGTGGATGCCCTGGCCATGGCACTGCCCGGCGAGGCCTCCGGCTACCGGCGCCTGGGCCTGGCCCTGGCCGAGCGCGGCGATGCCCTCCGCGCCGAGCGTCTGCTGGGAGAGGCCAGCAAGAGAGACCCCGGCGACGTGGAGGTGCTGGCCGCGCTGGCGAAGCTGTACGAGGAGTCCGGCCGTCCCGCCGAGGCCGAGGATGCCCTTGCGCGCGCCCTGCGAAGAGACCCGGACAGCCAGGAGGTGCTGCTGTCCGCGGGCCGCGCCGCGCTCAAGGCGGGCTCCGTCGTGCGCGCCCGGGCGTATTTCGACCGGCTGCTGTCGCTGTCCACCGAGCCGGAGACGGTGGTGCGGGTGGCCTTCAGCTACCTCGCCGCGCGCGAGCCGGCCGCCGCCGCCGAGGTGCTGGAGACGGCCCGGAAGGCGGGCGCGGACGAGCCCCGGCTGGCCTACTACGCGGGCCTGGTGCAGGAGCGGATGCGCCGCTTCCCCGAGGCGGCGGAGGCCTTCGCCTCGGTGCCCGCTACTTCCGACGTCTTCGCCGAGGCCCGCCTGCGCCGCGCCCGCTGCCTCTCGCTGGCCGGTGCGCACCCTCGCGCCCTGGGATTGCTCAAGGCCGCCCTCCAGGACGCGCCGGAGGACGTGGAGGTGCGGACCCAATACGCCCGCGCGCTGGAGCGGGGCGGGGCGCCCGCGAAGGCGGAGGCCGTGCTGAAGGAAGGGCTGGCCGCGGCGCCTTCCGCCGCGCTGTACGACGCACTGGCCTCCACGCTCCAGCGGCAGGGGCGGGGGACGGAGGCGCTGTCCCTGCTCGGCGCCGTGGTGGCGAAGAGCCCCCGGGACGAGGAGTTGCTCTACGCGCTGGGCGCGGCCCACGAGCGGCAGGGGGACGTGGACGGCGCGCTGGCGCGGATGCGGGCGGTGCTGGAGGTGGACCCGGACCACGCCGCGGCGCTGAACTTCCTGGGCTACCTGCTGGCCCAGTCGGGGACGAACCTGGACGAGGCCGAGCGGCGGGTGCTGCGCGCGCTGGAGCTGCACCCGGACACCGGTGCCTTCCTGGACTCGCTGGGGTGGGTGTACTTCCGGCGCGGCGAGTACCAGCGCGCGGTGGAGGCGCTGGAGCGGGCCTCCCTCCTGTCCCCGGACGAGCCCGTCATCCTCGAGCACCTGGGGGACGCCTACCAGCGGGCCTCCCGGAGCGAGGAGGCCGCGGGTGCCTGGCGGCGGGCCCTGGACGTGCTGGCGTTGGACCCCGAGTCCGCGGAGCCCCCCGGACAGCGCGCGTTGCTGGAGCGCAAGCTCAAGGCGCTACCCACGCGTTCGTCGGGCCGCTAA
- a CDS encoding alpha/beta hydrolase codes for MARHDEGFFNGRDGTRLFWKSSLPDGEPRAHVAVVHGYGDHFGRYGYVADALLADGFAVHGFDYRGHGRADGRRGYSEAWPRFVDDLETFWERVRKDAGGKKVFMLAHSHGGLMAVKWLGERKVEGLSGVVLSAPYLKLAITPPAMKLLAARAVGRLVPWLPLKTELTVEALTRDPEVQRATREDPLYLTVVTPRWFLESTKAQAEAMLLAPKIQAPLFVLCGAEDGVAAPAAARVFFEAAGAADKKFKEYPGMRHEPLNEVGRAEVFRDISGWISAHL; via the coding sequence ATGGCGCGTCACGACGAGGGCTTCTTCAACGGCAGGGATGGCACCCGGCTCTTCTGGAAGTCGAGCCTCCCGGACGGCGAGCCGCGCGCCCATGTGGCGGTGGTCCACGGCTACGGAGACCACTTCGGCCGCTACGGGTATGTCGCGGACGCGCTGCTCGCGGACGGCTTCGCGGTGCACGGCTTCGACTACCGGGGCCACGGCCGCGCGGACGGGCGCCGGGGCTACAGCGAGGCCTGGCCGCGCTTCGTGGACGACCTGGAGACCTTCTGGGAGCGGGTGCGCAAGGACGCGGGCGGGAAGAAGGTCTTCATGCTCGCCCACAGCCACGGCGGGCTGATGGCCGTGAAGTGGCTGGGCGAGCGCAAGGTGGAGGGGCTGTCCGGGGTGGTGCTGTCGGCCCCCTACCTCAAGCTGGCGATTACGCCCCCGGCCATGAAGCTCCTGGCCGCGCGCGCGGTGGGGAGGCTGGTGCCGTGGCTGCCCCTGAAGACGGAGCTGACGGTGGAGGCCCTGACCAGGGACCCCGAGGTGCAGCGCGCCACCCGCGAGGACCCGCTCTACCTCACCGTCGTCACGCCCCGCTGGTTCCTGGAGTCCACCAAGGCCCAGGCCGAGGCGATGCTCCTGGCGCCGAAGATTCAAGCTCCGCTGTTCGTCCTGTGCGGCGCGGAGGACGGCGTGGCCGCTCCGGCGGCGGCGCGGGTCTTCTTCGAGGCGGCGGGGGCGGCGGACAAGAAGTTCAAGGAGTACCCCGGCATGCGCCACGAACCGCTCAACGAGGTGGGGCGTGCCGAGGTGTTCCGGGATATCTCCGGCTGGATCTCCGCGCATCTCTGA
- the bacN gene encoding bactofilin BacN: MATGETGIIGKGIVIKGNLTGGGDLVIEGRVEGQIALKNHLTIESTGKVQADIRAEELTINGEASGNIDASTRVAINASAKVAGDIKAPRVVIEDGAVFNGSIEMDVKLPDDI; encoded by the coding sequence ATGGCAACGGGTGAGACGGGCATCATCGGCAAGGGCATTGTCATCAAGGGCAACCTCACGGGAGGTGGGGACCTCGTCATCGAGGGCCGGGTGGAGGGGCAGATTGCCCTGAAGAACCACCTCACCATCGAGAGCACCGGGAAGGTGCAGGCGGACATCCGGGCCGAGGAGTTGACCATCAACGGCGAGGCGAGCGGCAACATCGACGCCTCGACTCGCGTGGCCATCAACGCTTCGGCCAAGGTGGCTGGCGACATCAAGGCGCCGCGCGTCGTCATCGAAGATGGGGCCGTGTTCAACGGTTCCATCGAGATGGACGTGAAGCTGCCGGACGACATCTGA
- a CDS encoding bactofilin family protein yields MANTVIGSSIVIDGEISGDEDLVIQGTVKGKISLKESLYVEGSGVVEADIETQNVEIAGRVTGNIVASDKVELKTDCRVVGDIKAPRILIADGASFKGNVDMDMKER; encoded by the coding sequence ATGGCGAATACGGTCATTGGCTCGAGCATCGTCATCGACGGGGAAATCTCCGGAGACGAGGACCTGGTCATCCAGGGCACCGTGAAGGGGAAGATCTCCCTCAAGGAAAGCCTCTACGTGGAGGGCAGCGGCGTCGTCGAGGCGGACATCGAGACGCAGAACGTGGAGATTGCCGGCCGGGTGACGGGCAACATCGTCGCCAGCGACAAGGTCGAGCTGAAGACGGACTGCCGCGTGGTGGGCGACATCAAGGCGCCGCGCATCCTCATCGCCGATGGTGCCTCCTTCAAGGGCAACGTCGACATGGACATGAAGGAGCGCTGA
- the bacP gene encoding bactofilin BacP produces the protein MATPKELSGSNNVNNTVVGPSILISGRLTGDEDLTVRGRVEGELTLSRTLIVEPSGVVKANVAVRNAIVSGVVVGNINATESVELTREGRMVGDIHAPRVIIVDGASFRGRVDMGDVEPGRLPAERPTVARPTTTARPTLAPARPAPPAARPTPPPPPARTAPAPAPAATRPSAAPPAPAARPGAKPMPPPPPPTRVEARPAPAPVEQATSAEPPSVLGAGAKKKVVVKKKAR, from the coding sequence GTGGCCACCCCGAAGGAGCTCTCAGGCAGCAACAACGTCAACAACACCGTGGTGGGGCCATCCATCCTCATCAGCGGCCGGTTGACGGGCGACGAGGACCTCACCGTCCGTGGACGGGTCGAGGGTGAGCTGACGCTCAGCCGGACGCTCATCGTTGAGCCCTCCGGCGTGGTGAAGGCGAACGTGGCGGTGAGGAACGCCATCGTCAGCGGCGTGGTGGTGGGCAACATCAACGCCACGGAGAGTGTGGAGCTCACCCGCGAGGGCCGCATGGTGGGCGACATCCACGCCCCGCGCGTCATCATCGTGGACGGCGCCAGCTTCCGCGGCCGCGTGGACATGGGCGACGTGGAACCGGGCCGGCTGCCGGCGGAGCGCCCCACGGTGGCGCGTCCGACGACGACGGCGCGTCCCACCCTCGCCCCGGCGCGTCCGGCCCCTCCGGCCGCGCGTCCGACGCCGCCCCCTCCGCCCGCGCGCACGGCTCCGGCTCCCGCTCCGGCCGCCACGCGTCCGAGCGCGGCGCCGCCGGCGCCGGCCGCCCGTCCGGGGGCCAAGCCGATGCCCCCGCCTCCGCCGCCCACGCGCGTGGAAGCCCGTCCGGCGCCCGCGCCGGTTGAGCAGGCAACCAGTGCCGAGCCGCCGTCCGTGTTGGGTGCTGGTGCTAAGAAGAAGGTCGTGGTGAAGAAGAAGGCCCGCTAG
- a CDS encoding ParB/RepB/Spo0J family partition protein, producing MDAEHRVDGQEGMPGTSPAEGQSRSEEGGHAEGAPGEHRAEGMPHGEHRAEGGPPGEPPHGEHRAEAGSSGESPPGEQRAEGDQPQGGEQHGGGSSSGEQRAEGGEPSQDASREASPGGEPGAEAQGGSEQREESQVAMEDESEQETDEGGLPEGLAAPEERLAGRVTLVLMPLEKLQDDNMFRLRPEGDVSGLATDIARLGQLFPVDVRPSGEDGYQLVCGFRRVAALRFLKRDAVQARVHMGLSDEDALLMSLADAIHATPVEPEVLEAKREQLESQGRLSAAVRDMLEKALATEDSLAPEGVEEEIDADELASDVSERLGAINQDLSLLADVFAALDDSRKAELLMQLRYSSQLVAYLEGL from the coding sequence ATGGACGCCGAGCACAGGGTTGACGGACAGGAAGGGATGCCGGGGACTTCGCCCGCCGAGGGCCAGTCGCGCTCGGAGGAGGGCGGACACGCCGAAGGCGCGCCCGGTGAGCACCGCGCCGAAGGCATGCCGCACGGTGAGCACCGCGCCGAGGGGGGCCCGCCAGGTGAGCCTCCCCACGGAGAGCACCGTGCCGAGGCTGGCTCGTCAGGTGAGTCTCCCCCCGGTGAGCAGCGTGCCGAGGGCGACCAGCCCCAGGGTGGCGAGCAGCACGGAGGAGGGTCCTCCTCCGGTGAGCAGCGTGCCGAGGGAGGCGAGCCCTCCCAGGATGCTTCGCGCGAGGCCTCGCCGGGCGGCGAGCCCGGAGCCGAGGCGCAGGGTGGTTCCGAGCAGCGTGAGGAGTCCCAGGTGGCGATGGAGGACGAGTCCGAGCAGGAGACCGACGAGGGCGGGCTGCCGGAAGGGCTGGCCGCGCCGGAGGAGCGCCTGGCGGGGCGGGTGACGCTGGTGTTGATGCCCCTGGAGAAGCTCCAGGACGACAACATGTTCCGCCTGCGTCCGGAGGGTGACGTGTCCGGGCTGGCCACGGACATCGCGCGGCTGGGGCAGCTGTTCCCGGTGGACGTGCGTCCGTCCGGCGAGGATGGCTACCAGCTGGTCTGCGGCTTCCGGCGCGTGGCCGCGCTGCGCTTCCTCAAGCGGGACGCGGTGCAGGCGCGCGTGCACATGGGCCTGTCGGACGAGGACGCGCTCCTCATGTCCCTGGCGGACGCCATCCACGCCACGCCGGTGGAGCCGGAGGTGCTGGAGGCCAAGCGCGAGCAGCTGGAGTCGCAGGGCCGGCTGAGCGCGGCGGTGCGCGACATGCTGGAGAAGGCGCTCGCCACCGAGGACTCGCTGGCGCCCGAGGGCGTGGAAGAGGAAATCGACGCCGACGAGCTGGCGTCGGATGTCTCCGAGCGACTGGGGGCCATCAACCAGGACCTCTCGCTATTGGCGGACGTGTTCGCCGCGCTGGACGACTCGCGCAAGGCGGAGCTCCTGATGCAGCTGCGGTACTCGTCGCAGCTGGTGGCTTACCTGGAGGGTTTGTAG
- the pyrE gene encoding orotate phosphoribosyltransferase: MAEPLARDRARLLELLTERSFERRRVVLSSGKESDFYIDCKRTALLAEGHFLIGRLLLEAIRRDAPQAMGVGGLTLGADPLASAVSLTGYLSGHPLPAFIVRKEPKGHGTGQWIEGLSGMPAGASVAIVEDVVTTGASTLKAIERAQVEGLKVLGAFALVDRLEGGREAVEAGGHRLFTLFTRKDFIP, translated from the coding sequence ATGGCGGAACCGCTCGCGCGCGACCGTGCCCGGCTGCTGGAGCTGCTCACGGAGCGCTCCTTCGAGCGGCGGCGCGTGGTGCTCTCGTCCGGCAAGGAGTCGGACTTCTACATCGACTGCAAGCGCACGGCGCTGCTCGCCGAGGGGCACTTCCTCATCGGCCGGCTGCTGCTGGAGGCCATCCGCCGCGACGCGCCCCAGGCGATGGGCGTGGGCGGGCTGACGCTGGGCGCGGACCCGCTGGCGTCGGCGGTGAGCCTCACCGGCTACCTGTCCGGCCACCCGCTCCCCGCCTTCATCGTCCGCAAGGAGCCCAAGGGCCACGGCACCGGCCAGTGGATCGAGGGCCTCAGCGGCATGCCCGCGGGCGCGTCGGTGGCCATCGTCGAGGACGTCGTCACCACGGGCGCCTCCACGCTGAAGGCCATCGAGCGGGCCCAGGTGGAGGGGCTCAAGGTGCTTGGCGCCTTCGCGCTGGTGGACCGACTGGAGGGTGGACGCGAGGCCGTGGAAGCCGGCGGCCACCGGCTGTTCACCCTGTTCACCCGCAAGGACTTCATCCCGTGA
- a CDS encoding TIGR00730 family Rossman fold protein has translation MEVKSVCVFCGSRPGTRPEYVESATRMGAELARRGLTLVYGGASVGLMGAVADGAMSAGGKVVGVLPGFMGPKELAHPGLTELHMVGSMHERKALMAERSDAFVALPGGFGTLDELFEIVTWAQLGLHRKPMGLLDTRGYFQPLVAMARHMAQEGFVPEAQALPFAVSALPEVVVDRLLAGPTLPPVEKWLRRNTQT, from the coding sequence ATGGAAGTGAAGAGCGTCTGTGTGTTCTGCGGCTCGCGCCCCGGCACGCGCCCCGAGTACGTCGAGTCCGCCACCCGGATGGGCGCCGAGCTCGCCCGGCGCGGCCTGACGCTCGTCTATGGCGGGGCCAGCGTGGGCCTCATGGGCGCGGTGGCCGACGGCGCGATGTCCGCCGGTGGCAAGGTGGTGGGCGTGCTGCCCGGCTTCATGGGCCCGAAGGAGCTGGCACACCCGGGCCTCACGGAGCTGCACATGGTGGGCTCCATGCACGAGCGCAAGGCGCTGATGGCGGAGCGCTCGGACGCCTTCGTCGCCCTGCCCGGCGGCTTCGGCACGCTGGACGAGCTCTTCGAAATCGTCACCTGGGCGCAGCTCGGCCTGCACCGCAAGCCCATGGGACTCCTGGACACGCGCGGCTACTTCCAGCCGCTGGTGGCCATGGCCCGGCACATGGCGCAGGAGGGCTTCGTCCCGGAAGCGCAGGCCCTGCCCTTCGCGGTGAGCGCCTTGCCCGAGGTGGTGGTGGACCGGCTGCTCGCCGGCCCCACCCTGCCACCCGTGGAGAAGTGGCTGCGGCGCAACACCCAGACGTGA
- a CDS encoding rhomboid family intramembrane serine protease, with product MASPQRGSMLDSLPPGPGGGDGAPPPEGGPPGAPPPPTGPLPRPWVSQVLLVCAVALFGAEQFLPLSRYIVVNGARVGVLPPLGLYGPAVQAGEYWRLLGAVFEHGGLLHLVFNMSVVVTLGFTLERAIGSLRFLGLSLVSALGASTFSLLFNFNTPTVGASGMILGWAGAMLPISTQQGRRELFIWLAQVAVLSLLPFVSWAGHLGGFLFGLPCGLALRMGHRVYARALPILLFLSLVVAFFAAHPERRGGL from the coding sequence ATGGCGTCCCCCCAGCGCGGCAGCATGCTCGACTCGCTCCCCCCTGGCCCTGGCGGTGGGGATGGGGCTCCACCTCCCGAGGGTGGGCCCCCGGGCGCGCCCCCTCCTCCCACCGGTCCCCTGCCCCGGCCGTGGGTGAGCCAGGTGCTCCTCGTGTGCGCGGTGGCGCTGTTCGGGGCGGAGCAGTTCCTCCCCCTGTCCCGGTACATCGTGGTGAACGGGGCGCGGGTGGGCGTGCTCCCTCCGCTGGGGTTGTACGGGCCCGCGGTCCAGGCCGGTGAGTACTGGCGGCTGCTGGGAGCGGTGTTCGAGCACGGCGGCCTGCTGCACCTGGTCTTCAACATGTCCGTGGTGGTGACGCTCGGCTTCACGCTGGAGCGCGCCATCGGCAGCCTGCGCTTCCTGGGGCTCTCCCTCGTCAGCGCGCTGGGCGCGTCCACCTTCTCGCTCCTGTTCAACTTCAACACCCCCACGGTGGGCGCGTCGGGGATGATTCTGGGGTGGGCGGGCGCCATGCTCCCCATCTCCACGCAACAGGGCCGGCGGGAGCTGTTCATCTGGCTGGCGCAGGTGGCCGTCTTGAGCCTGCTGCCCTTCGTGAGCTGGGCCGGGCACCTGGGCGGCTTCCTCTTCGGGCTGCCGTGCGGACTGGCCCTGCGGATGGGGCACCGGGTGTACGCGCGCGCCCTGCCCATCCTCCTCTTCCTCAGCCTCGTGGTGGCGTTCTTCGCCGCGCACCCCGAGCGGCGCGGGGGCCTGTGA